The Hypomesus transpacificus isolate Combined female unplaced genomic scaffold, fHypTra1 scaffold_316, whole genome shotgun sequence genomic sequence tttaccagtggttttggcactgtgagcaggtgccaggtcgtgctgaaaaaataaaatcttcatctccataaagcttttcagcagatggaagcatgaagtgctccaaaatctcctgatagctagctgcattgaccctgcccttgataaaacacagtggaccaacaccagcagctgacatggcaccccagaccatcactgactgtgggtacttgacactggacttcaggcattttggcatttccttctccccagtcttcctccagactctggcaccttgatttccgaatgatatgcaacatttgctttcatccgaaaaaagtactttggaccactgagcaacagtccagtgctgcttctctgtagcCCAGGTCATGCGCTTCTGCCGCTGTTTCTGGTTCAAAAGTGGCTTGACCTGGGGAATGCGGCACCTGTAGCCCATTTCCTGCACACGCCTGTGCACGGTGGCTCTGGATGTTTCTACTCCAGACTCAGTCCACTGCTTCCGCAGGTCCCCCAAGGTCTGGAATCGGTCCTtctccacaatcttcctcagggTCCGGTCACCTCTTCTCGTTGTGCAGCGTTTTTTGCCACACTTTTTCCTTCCCACAGACTTCCCACTGAGGTGCCTTGATACAGCACTCTGGGAACAGCCTATTTGTTCAGAAATTTATTTATGTGTCTTACCCTCTTGCTTGAGGGTGTCAATGATGGCCTTCTGGACAGCAGTCAGGTCGGCAGTCTTACCCATGATTGCGGTTTTGAGTAATGAAACAGGCTGGGAGTTTTTAAAAGCCTCAGGAATCTTTTGCAGGTGTTTAGAGTTAATTAGTTGATTCAGATGATTAGGTTAATAGCTCGTTTAGAGACCCTTTTCatgatatgctaattttttgagattttggggaatttggggttttcatgagctgtatgccaaaatcatcagtattaaaacaataaaagacctgaaatatttcagttggtgtgcaatgaatctaaaatatatgaaagtttaatttttatcattacattatggaaaataatgaactttatcacaatatgctaattttttgagaaggacctgtatACGGACACCACGTGTTACATAATAAGACACAAGGTGCCTCTGCTCTTGCGGTGTTGACATCAGATTGTGTTCTCGACTCCCTGATGACACTTTGTCagaggcagggaagagaggaagagagagggagagagagaggcagggaagagagggagagagaggggcagggaaaagaggaagagagagaggcagggaagagagggagagagagagaggcagggaagagagggagagagaggcagggaagagagagaggcagggaagagagggagagagaggggcagggaagagagggagagagagaggcaggggagagagagaggcagggaagagagggagagagaggggcagggaagagagggagagagagaggcagggaagagagggagagagagaggcagggaagagagggagggaagagagggagagagagaggcagggaagagagggagagagagaggcagggaagagagggagagagaggcagggaagagagggagagagagaggcagggaagagagggagagagagagaggcaggaaagagagggagagaggcagggaagagatggagagagaggcagggaagagaggaagagagagaggcaggggagagagagaggcagggaagagagggagagagagaggcagcgaagagagggagagagaggcagggaagagaggcagggaagagaggaagagagagaggcaggggagagagagaggcagggaagagagagagaggcagggaagagagggagagagagaggcagggaagagagggagagagaggcaggaaagagagggagagagagaggcagggaagagagggagagagaggggcagggaagagagggagagagagaggcagggaagagagggagagagagaggcagggaagagaggaagagagaggcagggaagagaggaagagagaggcagggaagagagggagagagagaggcagggaagagaggaagagagagaggcagggagaggaagcggcgggagagaggggtggagagagagggacggtgAAACAGACACAGGTAGGGACGGAAGGAGATGTTGAGAGTTCAATCGGTCCCTTCCTATGCTCCAATCTGTGTCTATAAGTGTGCTTGTGGCTCATGGttaagagggggagaggtgaggagagatgagaatgTGACTTAATTCATTCTGAATAAGAGCTGAACAAACCTAACCCATACCCCTGTTGAATGGCATCaagacgtgtgtgcgtgtgcatgtgtgagtgtgtgtgtgtgtgtgtatttctggtGGATACGCTCCCGGCTTGTCTATTCCTCTCATGGGGTTACGTGTTTAAAGAAGTAAACAAGAAAGACCAggacactctctcctctcttctccctctaagCCAGCCAGCAGCTATCAGACCAGCAGCTATCAGACCAGCAGCTATCAGACCAGCAGCTATCAGACCAGCCCACAGCTATCAGACCAGCCCACAGCTATCAGACCAGCCCACAGCTATCAGACCAGCAGCTATCAGACCAGCCCACAGCTATCAGACCAGCAGCTATCAGACCAGCAGCTATCAGACCAGCAGCTATCAGACCAGCAGCTATCAGACCAGCCCACAGCTATCAGACCAGCAGCTATCAGACCAGCCAGCAGCTATACGCGTGTGTGAGAAAAGGGAGGCAAGGACACTGCTGTTTATAACGAGAGTTTAGGAAgtgtctcatctcctcctcctctctcccccattctcttcctctttctccctccccattctcactctccatcccccctctcttatctctctcttttccattctctctctacccctctccatccctctctctttgtccccccctcccgctccaGAGCCGGCGGAGATGAGTGGTCCCGAGGTTGCCAAGACGCCAGGGGGCGGGGCCCCGGgcaaggaggggaaggagacggTGGCCAATGGGCAtgcaggagagggtggggagggtaaCCCATTCGCTGACTACATGTGGATGGAGAATGAGGAGGAGTACAACAGACAggtggggcacacacacacacatactgtatatgtattgTGTATATACAAAAAtgcactcataaacacacacacatctagccAGCTATcaaacctctctctcctgtctctctcccctctcctgtctctccctctcctctctctccctctccactcctcctcttctccccccaggtggaggaggagctgctggaACAGGAGTTCCTGGACCGGTGTTTCCAGGAGAtgctggaagaggaggagcaggattgGTTCATCCCGGCCCGGGACCTCCCCTCGGGGGCGGGGCATCTCCAGCAGCAGCTCAACGGCCTGACAGTCAGCGACCGCAACCCAGAGGAGATggcggtgagacacacacacacacacacacacaggcatagtgaggcacacacacacacaagcatggtgagacgcacacacacacacacacacacaggcatggtgagacgcacacacatacacacacaggcatagtgaggcacacacacacacacacacacaggcatagtgaggcacacacacacacaggcatggtgagacgcacacacacacacacaggcatagtgaggcacacacacacaggcatagtgaggcacacacacacaggcatattgaggcacacacacacaggcatggtgagacgcacacacacacacacaggcatggtgacacacacacacacacacacatgcatggtgagacacacacacacacacatgcatggtgacacacacacacatgcatggtgagacacacactgaaTAGTGAAGATCTATTGAGTTATGAGAATTCtaacctccctccttctctgtctctcctatgCAGAGTAAGAGCAGCTTGAATCCTGAAGCGAAGGAGTTCGTCCCGGGAGTCAAATACTAGgagtccccctcacccccacaagacccacacacacacacatacacacacactccctctagAGACTCTAGCGGTCCcaaccgcacgcacacacactctcacacacacacacacacacggccaggGCGTGATGGTGGGGGGACTCTTGTGTATCTTTTTATTTTCCGTTTTGTTTCGTTGTAAACTAAGGGACTAGGGggcttgggggtgggggtgcaatACCAGCGCTGGCCAGCAGGGGAGCTGGACTCAGCATAGCAAGATGCTTAGACTCACAGAGGAGCCCACAGGCCATCAGCCATCCAGACTCAGCTCTTAAAATGACGCCCAGTTTCTTAACGTACTAGATTTCAGGGAGTACGCTTCAGGAAGTACGCTTCAGGGAGTACGCTTCAGGAAGTACGCTTCAGGAAGTACACTTCAGGGAGTACGCTTCAGGAAGTACGCTTCAGGAAGTACACTTCAGGGAGTACGCTTCAGGAAGTACGCTTCAGGAAGTACACTTCAGGAAGTACGCTTCAGGAAGTACACTTCAGGGAGTACGCTTCAGGAAGTACGCTTCAGGAAGTACCCACAAGGGATCGTCTCGAAAGTATTTTCCGAGGAGACGAGGCTTATGCTTTCTCTCCCGTTTTGATTGGTCGATGTTTTGACATGTTCTCAGAGAAACGGGGGGTCATTTTCCGCCATttcaacatatttttttttaagcgaTACCAGCTCTCCGGTCGTGATTTGAAACGTTGTTCTGGAACTCTCTACTGCCTAccagtttgtgtgttttattttcttatttttatttttccaGTTTTGGCCGTATGTacatcgtctctctctctctccctcctctttctctctccccctctctcctcccccccccctctctctcgctctatctcgctctatctctctctctctctatggtgGTGAATCAGCTTTtctatgacatcatcatcatgacatcatcacacTGTCTTTATTTTGTCCAGAgccgtttttttttattgtacttttttatttcGGTTCCAAACCCAAAACAAACGCTTGTCTCTTAGCCTTCCTACACTCACGTTGAGCACCTTTTCCCCAGATCTGAACAGCCTTGGATGTGTATAACTAAGACATGGATTTATATTCCTGGCTTTACAGGAAATACAGATTTTTTTCTGATAATCTCACATGTCGTTTTATAATGTTATGATGTCATTATGAGGTCATAGTTTGAAAGTTGCCATTTCTTTGATCTGTTTTAGTTTTCGAGGGGATAAGGTGACATGTGGAAGTCTAGGTTGGGAGTGTTTTGGTTTGGAACGAAGCCTGCAGTCTGTCACAACTCAAAAATACCCATCATGCCTCACTCTGTATGGAGCATCCACAACCAATCAGGTTTTCCgatttcctcctctctttgttATGTAGTTCCTTGTcttctgtttttatttttgtcgAGGACGGaggtgttttgtccctctggAGTTGCTGTTGTCTGTGGTCTAGTTCAGGAGCTGAACAGGTTTGATGTGGAAGTTTGTGATGCTAAACTGATCCCAGATCTTACAACCTCACATATGATCTAAAGCCATGATGAGGATCGACTTTCTCAATGAGAAGATCTGACTCCACACCAGTTGTTATGACCCACTTCCTGGTTGGCCGTCAAGGGGCGGAGCTTGAGGCTAAACGTCCTGGTTGGAGCTGAACTTGGCCACAGGCATTCTGGGTAACTGAGGGGATAGGTGGATTGTATatgaaatgtttctttttttttctcttaaatttgaggaaggaaaaaaaaaacgtcctgTTCACATAAAGTACGAATTTCAATACGCAAAAAAAGgagtacaaaaataaaaaagatgaataaatatggaaaaaagtttgaaaagcAAAGTCTCCTATTTCTCTATGCAAGTAAAGATGAAAAGTTTCACAGACACTACCACGAAAAAGGAAAAATGCTGGACTACAACATCTTCACAGCAACAGAACAAATGACCACAGGCTGGCCTCTGAAGAACATGCACGGTTTCTCTAAACACGAGTCGTCTAATATACTAGCAAGCTTGTAGCTTCACTTGTCCTTGTTTCAGAGGACAAATAAAGTTCAAACTTGCTTTAGATGCATGTTAGATAGATAGCTTGGCTGTTTCCTGTGGTGCAGGTCAGTTCTGTGTTCCCATGACGATGTGTTTTGTTGACAGGAGTCTCCAAGGCAACTACTGCTGGTGAGTAAATGACATGTGAAATGAAAACATGTGACTAGTTCTTCATTTTAACTTGATTTATTATAATTTTCTGGAAGCCAGGAGAACAAATCCTCATAACTATTTGTTGTATTAACACACCACCCCTCGTAATCTTACTCTGAACCGAAAACTGAAAATCGTATTCCTATTACCAACTACATAAAAAAACACTTAAAAGTAAAATATCAGCAAGGTACAAAAAATGAAGTATTAAACACTCAACTGCTGTTGCCATGACAattgcaatattttttttttacactaacaataaaaacaatcatCACAAAATTACCTGTTATCACAGTAAAATGTGTTGATAAGTAAAGCAAAAgtggtaaaaaacaaaacaagcttTATTCATATAATAAttgtaaaaataaaggaatttgaaTAGTTTTTGTAAACTGTGTCGCTAGCAGATCCAGGATCAGACCAGCTTCCTTCTAACTATTTGCCCTCTTAACACACCACCCCTCGTAATCTTATTCTGGACCCAAAACCAAAAATCTTATTCCTATTAAAAACACTTAGAGAAGAAAAATATCAGCAAGGTTAAACACTCAACTGCTGTTGCCATGACAATTGCGATCCAAAAAAGCAGCGGGGGAAAAAATAACCctttttttacacttttacaataAAACAATCATGGCAAAATGAACTGTTATCACAATAAAATGTGTTGATAAGTAAAGTAAAAGTTGTAATAAAAGCATTATTCAAAAAAGAATTGTAAAATCAAAGGaatttgaatctttttttgtaaaTGGTGTTGCCAGCAGATCCAGGATCAGACCAGCTTCCCTCACTGCTGTCAGTCACCATTGGCAGGGACTCCATGACTGACCTCAGATCAGCGTCTAGACAgcactctcctcctgctccatcctctgggctgctctctcctctcctggcccaGCTTCAGCACTGGAATGCAGGGAGACCAGCGCCatgctccccctctctgcaggcTTCCTGGGGGTCTGGAGAGACACAACCGAgtcagggaaagggggaggaaggacaaATGTCCTGTGAACAAACTACAATACCTTAAAGTACAGATAGAGGGCAGTGCTGGACGTCAGCAGAgtcagcaacaccaccaccaccactctgatGATGAAAGCTGGCAGAGGATTGGCTGGAACAGAAACACAGCGAATCAGGAGATAGATAATCATCAGATCACCAGATCAAGACACATCCTGTACCTTCCATCTCCAGTCTAAAGTGCAGCTACTTGTTTTTAGAGTGTGGAGATGAGCAGTAACCTAGGTGACTGCTACTGAcacatagcctggctgccagcccaacttctccccgcccacaaaacaatttggtctggaagttgggtctggagggtctcgtattgggaacaactacataaaaccaggatctgggcagaccaatgaaattgccagggcgggctttatacgatgatggacagatgatcaacagtaacgtaatcaacaacgtcacgaaagagcccttgggttgaattcgttttcaacaaacaacatattacgttgctctgattggttgtaggtctatccaattgagctaagaggcatttgttttacgagttcggttgaaacacgccccatagtcacagcccaacggagagttttcagactcatattctgactagaattatgagtatgacaacgtcaggctaactgaCACATCCTGGGGTTACCCCCAGATCACCACAGGACTCACATGACTGACAGTTAGATTCACTCCAGACCAACCACAACTATTATCCCAAAAAGTGTGACCAACCCTTATGACAGACTAAAACGTTGCAGGTTGTGGTTCTGAAAATCTATTCTCACCTACCTgcaacagtgagagagaggagctcaCTCTCAGAGGTGAAGTTATGAGAGAAAACGTAGACTTCATAAACACAGCTGTAGTTCCCTTGGTGGACGTGGTCTgcagcaggaaacaggaagttggtagagtgattgacagctgtgagggtgtgtgtcagggttgtgTTGGAGGCAGTGAAGGTGAGGTGGAAGGAGCCTCCTGGGTACTGTGGCTGGATGGAGCAGGTGATGGTGAAGCTGTGGTCCCTGAACACCTGCAGCCCCTGCTGCTGGTCCTGGGAGACCCCCAGcatggaggaagacagggagatacCAGGCTGCAACAGGAGATCTGCAAACAAAGGGAACGTGGAAGGGGAAAGCAGAAGAGCAGTACTTCTCTCATTTAGCTGTTGTGATAACATCGGCATGGCAACCATGTACAATAGCGTCACATGACACCCGCGGTGGTTCCTGATTACACCTGTCTGTTGAAAAGCTTAGAAACATTCTATAAAGGTCTAGTTTCTTCTACTGATTGGAATGTACTGATAGAAAAAGTGACTTGGTTTGACTATCAAGATCCCCAGGTGAATGTGACAAcattgtgtgtgttacctgagcaGATCACTTCTGCAATTAAGAAAGTGTTGAATCTTTCGCTCACGTATCCACACTCCCCCAGAGCAGACTCGGTCCCAGCACAGTCAAGGTCTAACCTCCATGCAGGACGATCTTCATCACCATCATAACGTTTTGTTGAAACAGCAGATCCACAGTCCAGCTGTCTGCACACTACAGCTTTAGTCTTCATGTTCCAGTGAGGCCCAGCAATCACTTGTCTCCACTCTTCCTGCTGTTTGATCTCCACTCTACCAGCACAGCGACTACCTCCATCCACCAACCTCACATCTGGcactggagagacaggagacagtcaGGTCCTCTGACTCTCTGCATCTTAACATAACACTGCTCTCATCTTTCCCATAATCTCTCTGTGAGTGAGAAACTGATGTTGAGAGACAAACTTGTTCTTACAGTACCTGAAATGCAGGTGAGTCCAACAGCACTGCCAGGTGAGCAGGTGTTTCTAGCTGAGTCTGAGGTGTCACAGTCCAGGAGACGGGACTCCTTGCCTCCACACTGGAACTCTTTATCCCAGAGTGGACCTTTCCCTTCTCCATAGAGCGCCCCCTGGAGGGCTGAAGGAGGCCCACAGCCAAGCTGCTGACAGACCACCTCTGCATCCAGCCTGTCAAAGTCAGCTTCACACATTGAGACCCACGACTGACCAGAcctcacctccactctgccAGAGCACAGACCAGCTCCCTCCACAAGCCTCACAGactctggaggaagagagaaggtcaGTAAGGACATGGAGACAGAACACCACCAATAAAAGTGCTTAATAAACAGTACTTGTTCCAttcatattcttttttttatacaagATTAATGTCTTGACAATATATCATCCTTGAATTCATTAAAACAAGTTAAACCCAACATAGCATTTGTAGTTATAGACTGTAATCTATGGTAATGTTCTGACAGCTATTGACTGGATTATTGTTTGTTCCTGAATACACCTGTAAGGGGTAGTAGTCTGTTGAAGAGCTTAGAAACATATATATAAAGGAATAGTTTCTTGGAATGTACTGACAGAAATAGGGACTTGGTTTGACTACCAAGATCCCCAGGTGAATGTGACAAcattgtgtgtgttacctgaacaGATCACTTCTTTAATAGAGGAAGTGTTGAGTCCTTCCACCATGGGCTGACAGTCCGAAAGAGCAGACTCAGTCCCAGCACAGTCAGATACAAACCACCATGCAGGACGATCTTCAGCACCATCATATTCTCTTGTTGAAACAGCAGATCCACAGTCCAGCTGTCTGCACAATACAGCTGCAGTCTTCATGCTCCAGAAAGACCTACTGTACAGCTGTCTCCACTCTTCCTGGAGTTTGATCTCCACTCTACCAGCACAGCGACTACCTCCATCCACCAACCTCACTTCAGAacctggagagacaggagacagtcaggtcctctgactctctctacAGTCCTGTCCAGAAACAACCTCTAACATCAGAacctggagagacaggagacagtcaggtcctctgactctctctacAGTCCTGTCCAGAAACAACCTCTAACATCAGAacctggagagacaggagacagtcaggtcctctgactctctctacAGTCCTGTCCAGAAACAACCTCTAACATCAGAacctggagagacaggagacagtcaggtcctctgactctctctacAGTCCTGTCCAGAAACAACCTCTATCCTTTTCACACCAGAAACACAGTTGTGTTTCCCCAGACtgacacaacaaacacaacttGATGTACTTTTATAACTCAACAACCAGTAGTGCCTAGTTAGTTGTCATGGTAGAAGGCACATGTTCTACCAACCTGGAGGTTCATCAGTGACTGGAGCCTGGAGACCTGGGGAGAGAAAAGAACTTCAACATGACTTTACCAtctgtctcttcccctccctctcctccctctctcacccctgcctctctcaccccttcctctctccccctccctctctccctctccctttctcacccctccctctcacccctccctcactcgcccctccctctctccccctccctctctcacccctccctctctcatccctccctttcttcccatccccctctctctcctccctctctcacccctccctctctctctcctccccctctctcctccccctctctcctccccctctctctcctccgtcgtCCCCTTCCtctcacacccctccctctctctctcctccctctcacaccctccctctcttcacttccctctctcacccctccccctctcaccctcccccctctcatccccccctccctggtcttGAGTGAATATAACTGTCACTCATGTGAGTCCTGTGGTGATCTGGGGGTAACCCCAGGATGTGTCAGTAGCAGTCACCT encodes the following:
- the LOC124464188 gene encoding polyadenylate-binding protein-interacting protein 2B-like isoform X1; translated protein: MPEPAEMSGPEVAKTPGGGAPGKEGKETVANGHAGEGGEGNPFADYMWMENEEEYNRQVEEELLEQEFLDRCFQEMLEEEEQDWFIPARDLPSGAGHLQQQLNGLTVSDRNPEEMASKSSLNPEAKEFVPGVKY
- the LOC124464188 gene encoding polyadenylate-binding protein-interacting protein 2B-like isoform X2, with the translated sequence MSGPEVAKTPGGGAPGKEGKETVANGHAGEGGEGNPFADYMWMENEEEYNRQVEEELLEQEFLDRCFQEMLEEEEQDWFIPARDLPSGAGHLQQQLNGLTVSDRNPEEMASKSSLNPEAKEFVPGVKY
- the LOC124464187 gene encoding uncharacterized protein LOC124464187, giving the protein MKTKAVVCRQLDCGSAVSTKRYDGDEDRPAWRLDLDCAGTESALGECGYVSERFNTFLIAEVICSDLLLQPGISLSSSMLGVSQDQQQGLQVFRDHSFTITCSIQPQYPGGSFHLTFTASNTTLTHTLTAVNHSTNFLFPAADHVHQGNYSCVYEVYVFSHNFTSESELLSLTVAANPLPAFIIRVVVVVLLTLLTSSTALYLYFKTPRKPAERGSMALVSLHSSAEAGPGEERAAQRMEQEESAV